Proteins encoded by one window of Salvia splendens isolate huo1 chromosome 14, SspV2, whole genome shotgun sequence:
- the LOC121764229 gene encoding uncharacterized protein LOC121764229, protein MPPRTRSTTMGDPQPGASTSLSVAGDELKNLMEKIMTDLRDLKEGQTTMHVTQDAMFGDLKELKVNQASIHENQTFLHDELNALKAVRLSRSNTPRSNHTHHDASEGSNGEEEPYGWYDHGGRGGQGGERNGNRNGRFGNMMGGRGNGNMGHHGWNGRHGRYRNYEEEMEPRYDDPTKSIKHTFPEFHGKFDPEAYLEWESQMSKIFSLHNFSEGDKVKVAIAEFRGNADTWWNDTMRRRRMVRGGEVGSWAELCELMRTTFVPKSYFLRLRGEFQDLKQGTKSVMEYYYELLSLMSKVGVEEREEATQDRFIHGLNIN, encoded by the coding sequence ATGCCACCTCGTACTAGATCCACCACGATGGGAGATCCGCAACCGGGTGCGAGCACGAGTCTTAGTGTGGCGGGGGATGAGTTGAAAAActtgatggaaaaaattatgacggatttgagggatctaaaagaaggccaaaccacaatgcatgtcactcaagatgctatgttcggggatttgaaggaactcaaggtgaACCAAGCATCCATCCATGAAAACCAAACTTTTCTCCACGACGAGCTCAACGCTTTGAAGGCCGTGCGACTATCAAGGTCAAACACCCCTAGGAGCAATCACACACATCATGATGCCTCCGAGGGGAGTAATGGAGAGGAAGAGCCATATGGTTGGTACGATCATGGGGGGCGTGGGGGACAAGGAGGAGAACGGAATGGGAATAGGAATGGTAGGTTCGGGAACATGATGGGCGGAAGAGGGAATGGAAACATGGGGCACCATGGGTGGAATGGTAGGCATGGAAGATATAGAAACTATGAGGAGGAGATGGAGCCGCGGTATGATGATCCCACCAAGTCTATCAAGCACACATTTCCCGAGTTCCACGGCAAGTTTGATCCCGAGGCCTACTTGGAATGGGAGTCACAAATGAGCAAAATTTTCTCACTCCATAACTTTTCGGAAGGTGATAAGGTGAAGGTGGCAATAGCCGAGTTTCGTGGCAATGCGGATACATGGTGGAATGAtacgatgaggaggagaaggatggtTAGGGGAGGGGAAGTGGGTTCGTGGGCGGAGTTGTGTGAGCTCATGAGGACTACCTTTGTACCAAAGTCCTATTTCCTCCGACTTCGAGGGGAGTTTCAAGATTTGAAGCAAGGGACGAAGAGcgtaatggagtactactatgaaCTCCTATCATTGATGAGCAAGGTAGGGGTGGAGGAGCGAGAAGAGGCGACTCAAGATCGATTTATCCATGGCCTTAACATCAACTAG